The following proteins are encoded in a genomic region of Arachis ipaensis cultivar K30076 chromosome B02, Araip1.1, whole genome shotgun sequence:
- the LOC107628147 gene encoding uncharacterized protein LOC107628147: protein MAKYNKERSIKVHDGDEKGKQGSKNNNNGGISRKCALLVKEQRARLYILRRCATMLLCWYIHGDD from the coding sequence ATGGCTAAGTACAACAAGGAGAGAAGCATTAAGGTCCATGATGGTGATGAAAAGGGAAAGCAAGGAAGtaaaaacaataataatggtggaattAGTAGAAAGTGTGCATTGTTGGTGAAGGAGCAACGTGCTCGTCTTTACATACTTCGTCGTTGTGCAACTATGCTTCTATGTTGGTACATTCATGGAGATGATTGA